The Zymobacter palmae DNA window GATCACCATGGCTTGTGCGATTGAGAACAGTAGCACCGTGGCCCATGTGCTGTGGGTGAAGAATGTGCTGCCCGCCATGGCCACTGCGCCAATAACGAACGGTATGATGATGTGCCAGCGACGTTCGCGATGGCGGTCAGAGCTGGCGCCGATGGCGAGCATGCCGATAAGGGCCGCCACGCTGGGCAGCGCCGTTAACAGGCCGATATGGAAGGCGTCGCTGATGCCGGTCGCCTTGATAAAGGTGGGCATCCAGAACCCTAACGCATAGGCGGTCAGCAGGATTGAGAAGTCAATACCGCCCAGCATCCACACCTTCAGGTTCCAGAAACCGTCTCTGAAACGATGGCGCGCAGCAGGCATCTCTGCTTGGTCCTGGGCCAGCACAGCGTCGATCGTGGCGCGTTCCTGTTCGTTCAGCCAGCGTGCGTGGCGTGGTGAATCTGGTAAACACCAGAAAGCGAGAATGCCCAGTGCAATGCTGGGCAAACCTTCGAGCAGAAATAGCCACTGCCAGCCGTGTAGGCCATGCAGGTCATGGGCGGCCTTCATGATCCAGCCCGAAAGAGGGCCGCCAATGACGGATGACAGCGGTAGACCAATCATGAACAGCGCAATGATGCGACCACGGCGCTGACTGGGAAACCATTGGGTCAGATAGAACAGAACACCGGGTAGGAAGCCGGCCTCGGCAGCCCCTAAGAAGAAGCGCAAGATATGGAACTGGAGCGGTGTTTTGACCAGTAGCGTGCAGGCCGACAGAATGCCCCAGGTCAGCATGATTCTGGCGATCCACAGCCGTGCGCCGACGCGCTGTAGTGCCAGATTACTGGGCACTTCCAGTAGGATATAGCCCAGAAAGAACAGCCCCGCTCCCAGACCGAAGGTGGCTTCGCTGAAGCCCAAATCGTCCAGCATTTGCAGTCGTGCAAAGCCGACGTTGATGCGGTCGAGGTACGCCGCGAGATAGCAGAAGCATAGGAAAGGCACTAACCGCCACGTCACCTTGCGAAAGAGTGATGCGTGGTCGTCGTCGGGTAAGGTCGTCGTCGCGGACATTACCGATTCCTCATCAAAAGAGCCGTAAGACCGTGGCAGCCCGTGCTGCCCCAAGGACGACTACCTTATGCCTTATCCCTCATAGCGTGAAGCGTCTTGGGGCAATATCCGTAGCCCGTCACGATGAACGTGTTTTCGCCGCTAAGCTCATCGTGGGAAGGACGCTTGGATTGAGCGCGCCCTATGGCTGGGCGGACGCTTGGTCAGCGTTTGGTGACACGAGTTGCTGCAACCGCTGGAAGTCGGCATCGTGCTGGGGGTAGTAGACGTTCAAGCGGCTACTGGCATTGCCGTTAGTGTGCCACCACAGTTGCTTGTCCAGCGCCATTATTCC harbors:
- a CDS encoding MFS transporter; translation: MSATTTLPDDDHASLFRKVTWRLVPFLCFCYLAAYLDRINVGFARLQMLDDLGFSEATFGLGAGLFFLGYILLEVPSNLALQRVGARLWIARIMLTWGILSACTLLVKTPLQFHILRFFLGAAEAGFLPGVLFYLTQWFPSQRRGRIIALFMIGLPLSSVIGGPLSGWIMKAAHDLHGLHGWQWLFLLEGLPSIALGILAFWCLPDSPRHARWLNEQERATIDAVLAQDQAEMPAARHRFRDGFWNLKVWMLGGIDFSILLTAYALGFWMPTFIKATGISDAFHIGLLTALPSVAALIGMLAIGASSDRHRERRWHIIIPFVIGAVAMAGSTFFTHSTWATVLLFSIAQAMVIGAVPVFFSLPATFLKGTAAATGFALACSLANIAGLVSNSVMGFAMQLSGQAGGAMWFFAVCLLASSLLVVALPAKVVNR